One Streptomyces sp. V4I8 genomic window carries:
- a CDS encoding zf-TFIIB domain-containing protein, with protein MQCPKCRAPMHTYNRNGVQIEQCSGCRGIFLDYGELESLTRLESQWSQPAPPPPAAPQAYPAAPQAPAWGAPHGGHHGGHYGHKRHKSFGHMLFSS; from the coding sequence ATGCAGTGTCCGAAGTGCCGAGCCCCGATGCACACGTACAACCGCAACGGTGTCCAGATAGAGCAGTGCAGCGGCTGCCGCGGGATCTTTCTCGACTACGGCGAGCTGGAGTCGCTGACCCGCCTGGAGTCCCAGTGGTCCCAGCCGGCCCCACCGCCACCGGCAGCCCCGCAGGCGTACCCGGCCGCACCGCAGGCCCCCGCCTGGGGCGCCCCGCACGGCGGCCACCACGGTGGGCACTACGGCCACAAGCGTCACAAGAGCTTCGGCCACATGCTGTTCTCCAGCTGA
- a CDS encoding phosphotransferase family protein, with the protein MTSNPLLPALTARAKAAAHSRTSACPCGATVTLADRPDATVVRHAGTVAKAHAPGSTPAELTLRLITAAHLSGLLLAPLSPEPVDLHGRLVTFWPYGTPVDPGDPDAAPWEEAATLLARLHRTPASVALPPMRGPVKAALAVSRLRAVAAINRDMANAAAAVLRAWGTLPAWARAEVPQPDTGTLCHGDLHLGQLVRHPAPDGPWLLIDVDDLGVGVPAWDLGRPAAWFACGLLSPEEWHRFLAAYRAAGGPAVPAEGDPWPALDIPARALTVQTAARAITKGLAEGRPLDEVEQSLVDACDRMATVPPELAQGYAK; encoded by the coding sequence GTGACCTCGAACCCGCTCCTGCCCGCCCTCACCGCACGAGCCAAGGCCGCGGCACACTCACGTACGTCCGCCTGTCCCTGCGGAGCGACCGTCACGCTCGCCGACCGGCCCGACGCCACCGTCGTCCGTCACGCCGGCACCGTCGCCAAGGCGCACGCCCCGGGCAGCACCCCCGCCGAGCTGACCCTGCGCCTCATCACCGCCGCGCACCTGTCCGGCCTGCTTCTCGCCCCGCTCAGCCCCGAACCCGTCGACCTGCATGGCCGGCTGGTGACGTTCTGGCCGTACGGCACCCCCGTGGACCCCGGCGATCCCGACGCGGCCCCCTGGGAGGAGGCGGCGACGCTGCTCGCCCGCCTCCATCGAACCCCGGCATCCGTCGCGCTGCCCCCTATGCGCGGCCCTGTCAAAGCCGCCCTCGCCGTGTCCCGTCTCCGCGCAGTGGCGGCCATAAACAGAGACATGGCCAACGCCGCCGCTGCCGTTCTCCGTGCCTGGGGGACCCTTCCCGCCTGGGCCCGCGCCGAGGTCCCGCAGCCCGACACCGGCACGCTCTGCCACGGCGACCTCCACCTCGGGCAACTCGTCCGGCACCCGGCCCCGGACGGTCCCTGGCTGCTCATCGACGTCGACGACCTCGGTGTCGGCGTGCCGGCCTGGGATCTCGGGCGGCCGGCCGCGTGGTTCGCCTGTGGGCTGCTGTCGCCGGAGGAATGGCATCGCTTCCTCGCTGCGTACCGCGCCGCCGGCGGGCCGGCCGTTCCCGCGGAGGGCGACCCCTGGCCCGCGTTGGACATCCCGGCCCGTGCCCTCACCGTGCAGACGGCCGCCCGGGCGATCACCAAGGGCCTGGCCGAGGGCCGTCCCCTGGACGAGGTCGAGCAGTCCCTCGTGGACGCTTGTGACCGAATGGCTACTGTCCCCCCTGAGTTGGCCCAGGGATACGCAAAGTAG
- the cobT gene encoding nicotinate-nucleotide--dimethylbenzimidazole phosphoribosyltransferase, whose product MTDTGQVPGEGLPESAGMVEQPGASAAHGSYTYLSESTAEDEDLLLPGSHGAWGNEVAPPAPEPLVEAVHQPDAHEISGRDSGSVDLSAVRLPGPSAPTAPIPPITPRRPLHLGPPIPDASASPVRSLADRGAVGAPVRQPGQVPAGPEYLDVPQPAPWGAPAPAPAPVTVEASAAETVVPAGQPVGVAQAVVAPEAGTAHGAAQGGEAGVPAPQEGVYGGQEPSVVSAAVPAPEADEVAAAVAAADAGESAVADVAGGTPAEEAPVSETDPGAAQVAGVVDGPEDGQDAEPGQASGDLAAGEAVEVPVGGAAQVAEAPAVEVVGQDPEGSASEAAQVPEAAQAPEVAQAAEVAQVPDAAADAGQVSEAPEAEVGQTFEGTAAETSVPEAAQLPEASVPEAAQLPEASVPEAAQPPVAPAPEAALLPDAPAAEAEADLGAPAPEAEAIPGAPAPEAAQVLDAAVPEAPTQVAEPTEPEAPQTPETPQAPEAPQAPEVPQSPEAAQFPEAAQAPETPAPAPADPQPMPEATPVPPAPEGAQVADPAASADAEQLAPAVQPTDAVAEPTDAVSAVVTPEPAPQPSDAEPPAQQEGEPVVLVAQPAEDPQQAQALPEVVPDPQAADASAPVPEAEAPVAAPAEIPEAEQAPDVAVESAVPAQPLAAADADPQPAQAEPAGAPEPFVAEPAGPQLRSVAQPVQVLVDAVQLPVEHAESGQGEAGIPQEPAADQPLGQFVPVEGSVPTTPHLAPTPPQPIVLPAEEPAASVAAVPAPRDSDPELVQNAEDLDTRAADQEDPQGPAAPEEESTAAVEEARQPTGPAAPAYDDAEREAVLKVMRERRDIRNGFRSDPIPHEVLLRVLEAAHTAPSVGHSQPWDFVVIRSADTRRTMHELAMRQREAYAKSLPKGRAKQFKELKIEAILDTPVNIVVTADPTRGGRHTLGRHTQPQMAPYSAALAVENLWLAARAEGLGVGWVSFFDEREMVRALGLPEHLEVIAYLCVGYVDEFPDEPELMQAGWSKRRPLSWVVHEETYGRRALPGEEPHDLLAETVAQIRPLDAKALGEAWERQKRMTKPPGSLGMLEIISAQLSGLSRQCPPPIPEPAAVAIFAGDHGVHAQGVTPWPQEVTAQMVANFLGGGAVCNAFAGQVGAEVCVVDVGVAADLPATPGLLPRKVRAGTSDMTTGPAMTREEAKQAIEVGIETARDLVAAGNKALLTGEMGIANTTASAALISVYTDTDPAEVTGRGTGINDETLARKTEVVRRAIEVHQPDPADPIGVLAAIGGFEHAAIVGLLLGGASLRTPVILDGVSAGAAALVARAIAPEVLAACIAGHRSAEPGHVAALNKLGLRPLVDLDLRLGEGTGALLALPLVQSTARAMHEVATFDSAGVTEK is encoded by the coding sequence ATGACCGACACCGGCCAGGTCCCGGGCGAGGGACTGCCGGAGAGCGCAGGCATGGTGGAGCAGCCGGGCGCCTCCGCGGCGCACGGTTCGTACACCTACCTCTCCGAGAGCACCGCCGAGGACGAAGACCTGCTGCTGCCCGGCTCGCACGGCGCCTGGGGCAACGAGGTCGCCCCGCCCGCGCCGGAACCGCTCGTCGAGGCCGTGCACCAGCCGGACGCGCACGAGATCTCCGGCCGCGACAGCGGTTCGGTCGACCTCAGCGCCGTCCGCCTGCCGGGTCCGTCGGCCCCCACCGCGCCGATTCCGCCGATCACTCCCCGGCGCCCCCTGCACCTCGGCCCGCCCATTCCCGACGCCTCCGCCAGTCCGGTCCGCTCCCTCGCCGACCGCGGCGCCGTCGGCGCACCGGTCCGTCAGCCCGGTCAGGTCCCCGCCGGCCCCGAGTACCTCGACGTCCCGCAGCCGGCGCCCTGGGGCGCCCCCGCACCGGCCCCGGCGCCGGTGACCGTCGAGGCGTCGGCTGCCGAAACGGTTGTCCCGGCCGGACAGCCGGTGGGCGTTGCACAGGCGGTGGTGGCCCCGGAGGCCGGCACCGCGCATGGTGCCGCACAGGGCGGCGAGGCCGGTGTGCCCGCCCCGCAGGAGGGTGTGTACGGCGGTCAGGAGCCGTCCGTCGTGTCCGCCGCGGTTCCTGCGCCCGAGGCCGACGAGGTCGCCGCGGCCGTGGCTGCCGCGGATGCCGGTGAGAGCGCGGTGGCTGACGTTGCGGGCGGTACGCCTGCCGAGGAAGCTCCGGTGAGCGAGACCGACCCGGGCGCCGCGCAGGTTGCCGGAGTTGTCGACGGACCGGAGGACGGTCAGGACGCTGAGCCCGGCCAGGCTTCGGGGGACTTGGCCGCCGGTGAGGCGGTCGAGGTCCCCGTGGGGGGAGCCGCGCAGGTCGCCGAGGCCCCGGCGGTCGAGGTGGTCGGCCAGGATCCCGAGGGGTCCGCATCTGAAGCCGCTCAGGTCCCCGAAGCCGCTCAGGCCCCTGAAGTCGCTCAGGCCGCTGAAGTCGCTCAGGTTCCCGACGCCGCTGCTGACGCCGGCCAGGTTTCCGAGGCACCCGAGGCCGAGGTCGGCCAGACCTTCGAAGGCACCGCTGCTGAGACTTCCGTTCCCGAGGCCGCGCAGCTTCCTGAGGCGTCCGTCCCCGAGGCCGCGCAGCTTCCTGAGGCGTCCGTCCCCGAGGCCGCGCAGCCTCCTGTGGCCCCTGCGCCTGAGGCCGCGCTGCTTCCCGATGCGCCCGCCGCTGAAGCCGAGGCGGACCTCGGTGCCCCGGCCCCTGAAGCCGAGGCGATCCCGGGTGCCCCCGCCCCCGAAGCCGCCCAGGTTCTGGACGCTGCCGTGCCGGAGGCTCCCACGCAGGTCGCCGAGCCCACCGAGCCGGAGGCTCCTCAGACTCCTGAGACCCCGCAGGCTCCTGAGGCCCCGCAGGCTCCCGAGGTGCCGCAGTCCCCGGAGGCCGCCCAGTTCCCGGAGGCCGCTCAGGCCCCCGAGACCCCCGCGCCGGCCCCGGCTGACCCCCAGCCGATGCCGGAGGCCACGCCCGTCCCGCCCGCACCGGAAGGGGCGCAGGTCGCCGATCCCGCCGCTTCCGCCGATGCCGAGCAGCTCGCGCCGGCCGTGCAGCCCACGGACGCCGTCGCCGAACCCACGGACGCCGTCTCCGCCGTCGTAACCCCCGAACCTGCCCCGCAGCCCTCGGACGCCGAGCCGCCCGCCCAGCAGGAGGGCGAGCCCGTCGTCCTGGTCGCGCAGCCCGCCGAGGACCCGCAGCAGGCGCAGGCCCTCCCCGAGGTCGTTCCGGATCCGCAGGCAGCGGACGCGAGCGCACCCGTGCCCGAGGCGGAAGCCCCGGTCGCGGCCCCGGCCGAGATCCCGGAAGCCGAGCAGGCCCCGGACGTCGCCGTCGAGTCGGCAGTGCCCGCCCAGCCACTCGCCGCGGCGGACGCCGACCCGCAACCGGCCCAGGCCGAGCCCGCCGGCGCCCCGGAGCCGTTCGTCGCCGAACCCGCCGGCCCGCAGCTCAGGTCCGTGGCCCAGCCCGTGCAGGTTCTCGTGGACGCGGTCCAACTGCCCGTCGAGCACGCGGAGTCCGGCCAGGGCGAGGCCGGCATCCCTCAGGAGCCCGCGGCCGACCAGCCCCTGGGTCAGTTCGTCCCGGTCGAGGGATCGGTGCCGACCACCCCGCACCTCGCCCCGACCCCGCCGCAGCCGATCGTCCTCCCGGCGGAGGAGCCGGCGGCTTCCGTCGCCGCGGTCCCCGCACCCCGCGACAGCGACCCAGAACTCGTACAGAACGCGGAGGACCTGGACACCCGGGCCGCCGATCAGGAAGACCCGCAAGGACCGGCAGCCCCGGAAGAAGAGAGCACGGCGGCAGTGGAAGAGGCACGACAGCCCACCGGCCCGGCCGCGCCCGCCTACGACGACGCCGAACGCGAGGCCGTCCTCAAGGTCATGCGTGAGCGTCGCGACATCCGCAACGGCTTCCGCAGCGACCCCATCCCGCACGAGGTCCTGCTCCGGGTCCTGGAGGCCGCCCACACGGCGCCCTCCGTCGGGCACTCGCAGCCCTGGGACTTCGTCGTCATCCGCTCCGCGGACACCCGGCGCACCATGCACGAGCTGGCCATGCGCCAGCGCGAGGCGTACGCCAAGTCGCTTCCCAAGGGCCGGGCGAAGCAGTTCAAGGAACTGAAGATCGAGGCCATCCTCGACACCCCGGTGAACATCGTCGTCACCGCCGACCCCACCCGCGGCGGCCGCCACACCCTCGGCCGGCACACCCAGCCGCAGATGGCCCCGTACTCCGCGGCCCTCGCGGTGGAGAACCTCTGGCTCGCCGCCCGCGCGGAGGGCCTCGGCGTCGGCTGGGTCAGCTTCTTCGACGAGCGCGAGATGGTCCGCGCCCTCGGCCTGCCCGAGCACCTGGAGGTCATCGCCTACCTGTGCGTCGGGTACGTCGACGAGTTCCCGGACGAGCCCGAGCTGATGCAGGCCGGCTGGTCCAAGCGGCGCCCGCTGTCGTGGGTCGTGCACGAGGAGACGTACGGCCGCCGTGCCCTGCCCGGTGAGGAGCCGCACGACCTGCTCGCCGAGACCGTCGCCCAGATCCGCCCGCTGGACGCCAAGGCGCTCGGCGAGGCCTGGGAGCGGCAGAAGCGGATGACCAAGCCACCCGGCTCGCTCGGCATGCTGGAGATCATCTCCGCACAGCTGTCCGGGCTGTCCCGGCAGTGCCCGCCGCCGATCCCCGAGCCCGCGGCCGTCGCGATCTTCGCAGGCGACCACGGCGTGCACGCCCAGGGCGTCACCCCCTGGCCGCAGGAGGTGACGGCCCAGATGGTCGCCAACTTCCTCGGCGGCGGCGCGGTCTGCAACGCGTTCGCCGGCCAGGTGGGCGCCGAGGTCTGTGTCGTGGACGTCGGTGTGGCCGCGGACCTCCCGGCGACGCCGGGCCTGCTGCCGCGCAAGGTCCGCGCGGGCACGTCCGACATGACGACCGGCCCCGCGATGACCCGCGAGGAGGCCAAGCAGGCCATCGAGGTGGGCATCGAGACGGCCCGCGACCTGGTGGCGGCCGGCAACAAGGCCCTGCTGACGGGCGAGATGGGCATCGCCAACACGACCGCGTCGGCGGCCCTGATCTCGGTCTACACGGACACCGACCCCGCCGAGGTGACGGGCCGGGGCACCGGCATCAACGACGAGACCCTCGCCCGCAAGACCGAGGTCGTCCGCCGCGCCATCGAGGTCCACCAGCCCGACCCGGCCGACCCCATCGGCGTCCTGGCGGCGATCGGCGGCTTCGAACACGCCGCGATCGTCGGCCTGCTGCTGGGCGGCGCGTCGCTGCGTACGCCGGTGATCCTGGACGGCGTCAGCGCCGGCGCCGCCGCCCTGGTGGCCCGGGCTATCGCCCCCGAGGTCCTGGCCGCCTGCATCGCGGGGCACCGGAGCGCGGAGCCCGGCCATGTGGCCGCCCTGAACAAGCTGGGCCTGCGTCCCCTGGTCGACCTCGACCTCCGCCTCGGCGAGGGCACGGGCGCGCTGCTCGCGCTGCCGCTGGTGCAGAGCACGGCCAGAGCGATGCACGAAGTGGCGACGTTCGACTCCGCGGGCGTCACCGAGAAGTGA
- a CDS encoding protein kinase: protein MNMAMMRLRREDPRVVGSFRLHRRLGAGGMGVVYLGSDKKGQRVALKVIRPDLAEDQEFRSRFAREVSAARRIRGGCTARLVAADLEAERPWFATQYVPGPSLHDKVADEGPLGAAEVAAVGAALSEGLVAVHEAGVVHRDLKPSNILLSPKGPRIIDFGIAWATGASTLTHVGTAVGSPGFLAPEQVRGAAVTPATDVFSLGATLAYASMGDSPFGHGSSEVMLYRVVHEEAQLHGVPDALAPLVRACLAKDPEERPSTLQLSLRLKEIAAREAQGLGDVRPPAPRSAEADRLTGRLADTYPEQQRAQRRQQGTPPPRGAAPRGNGPSRGPGPARDGIPPSRNGSAANGGTATSRSGTRSTPASRNTPRSGNGGRPAPRNGAGRPAPRNTGTGRRPANPQLLRQRLFVFVVVTLLVALGIAAAQGCQGPQRGLGGDGDVVRPRHDEQVEPDYKPLDDRDLMSERYESTFELSEGAG from the coding sequence ATGAACATGGCGATGATGCGCCTGAGGCGCGAGGACCCGCGCGTCGTCGGCTCGTTCAGGCTTCACAGACGACTCGGCGCGGGCGGCATGGGCGTCGTCTACCTGGGCTCCGACAAGAAGGGGCAGCGGGTCGCGCTCAAGGTGATCCGGCCCGACCTGGCGGAGGATCAGGAGTTCCGCTCACGGTTCGCGCGTGAGGTCTCGGCGGCCCGGCGGATTCGCGGGGGCTGTACGGCACGGCTCGTGGCCGCGGATCTGGAGGCGGAGCGCCCCTGGTTCGCCACGCAGTACGTGCCCGGCCCGTCCCTGCACGACAAGGTCGCCGACGAGGGCCCGCTCGGCGCGGCGGAGGTCGCCGCCGTCGGGGCCGCCCTGTCCGAGGGGCTGGTCGCCGTCCACGAGGCAGGTGTCGTACACCGGGATCTCAAGCCGTCCAACATCCTCCTCTCCCCCAAGGGCCCGCGGATCATCGACTTCGGCATCGCCTGGGCGACGGGGGCCTCGACCCTCACGCATGTCGGTACGGCCGTCGGCTCCCCCGGCTTCCTCGCCCCGGAGCAGGTGCGCGGCGCCGCCGTCACCCCGGCCACGGACGTCTTCTCGCTCGGCGCCACGCTCGCCTACGCGTCGATGGGCGACTCACCCTTCGGGCACGGCAGTTCAGAGGTGATGCTGTACCGCGTCGTGCACGAGGAGGCGCAGCTGCACGGCGTGCCGGACGCCCTGGCTCCGCTGGTCCGGGCCTGTCTGGCGAAGGACCCGGAGGAACGGCCCAGCACGCTTCAGCTGTCGCTGCGTCTCAAGGAGATCGCGGCCCGGGAGGCTCAGGGACTCGGGGACGTACGCCCGCCCGCGCCGCGTTCCGCGGAGGCGGACCGCCTGACCGGACGGCTCGCCGACACCTACCCGGAGCAGCAGCGTGCCCAGCGCCGCCAACAGGGCACTCCCCCGCCGCGTGGCGCGGCCCCGCGCGGCAACGGTCCGTCCCGGGGGCCCGGTCCCGCGCGCGACGGGATTCCTCCGTCGAGGAACGGCAGCGCCGCGAACGGCGGTACGGCGACATCCCGGTCCGGGACCCGGTCGACGCCCGCCTCGCGCAACACCCCACGGTCGGGCAACGGCGGCCGACCGGCTCCGCGCAACGGTGCCGGTCGGCCGGCGCCGCGGAACACGGGAACGGGTCGGCGGCCCGCCAACCCGCAGCTGCTGCGGCAGCGGCTGTTCGTCTTCGTCGTGGTGACGCTGCTCGTGGCGCTCGGCATCGCGGCGGCGCAGGGCTGTCAGGGGCCGCAGCGCGGTCTCGGTGGCGACGGGGACGTCGTACGGCCGCGGCATGACGAGCAGGTGGAGCCGGACTACAAGCCGCTGGACGACAGGGACCTCATGTCCGAGCGGTACGAGTCGACGTTCGAGCTCTCCGAAGGGGCGGGCTGA
- a CDS encoding IS481 family transposase, with the protein MSHRNAPLTPTGRLRLARCVVEDGWPLRRAAERFQVSHTTAARWAGRYRRHGAAGLHDRSSRPHHSPRKAPAAVERQVVRLRREHHIGPVRLAARCGIAASTAHRILVRHGLPVLAATDRATGEPVRRYERSRLGELVHIDVKKLGRIPDGGGHKVLGRADGRRNKTGTGYAYLHTALDHHSRLAYTEDLPDEKAATCAGFLQRAVAWFAARGVTVERVLTDNAWAYTKNTWRQTCHDLGISPRWTRPWRPQTNGKVERFHRTLLDEWTYHRPYTSDAERQAAFPDWLDWYNYHRPHTGISGQTPASRVTNLSGQHT; encoded by the coding sequence TTGTCCCACCGTAACGCCCCGCTGACGCCGACCGGCAGGCTGCGTCTGGCCCGGTGTGTCGTCGAGGACGGCTGGCCGCTGCGACGGGCCGCGGAACGCTTCCAGGTCAGCCACACCACCGCCGCCCGCTGGGCAGGCCGCTACCGCCGGCACGGAGCAGCGGGCCTGCACGACCGCTCCAGCCGCCCTCATCACAGCCCACGCAAGGCGCCGGCCGCGGTGGAACGACAGGTCGTCCGGCTCAGGCGCGAGCACCACATCGGCCCCGTCCGGCTGGCCGCCCGATGCGGCATCGCCGCCTCCACCGCCCACCGCATCCTCGTCCGGCACGGCCTGCCCGTCCTGGCCGCCACCGACCGGGCCACCGGCGAACCCGTCCGCCGCTACGAACGCAGCCGGCTCGGCGAACTGGTCCACATCGACGTCAAGAAGCTCGGCCGCATCCCCGACGGCGGCGGCCACAAGGTCCTCGGCCGCGCCGACGGCCGCCGCAACAAGACCGGCACCGGATACGCCTACCTCCACACCGCCCTGGACCACCACTCCCGCCTGGCCTACACCGAAGACCTGCCCGACGAGAAGGCCGCCACCTGCGCCGGTTTCCTCCAGCGAGCGGTCGCCTGGTTCGCGGCACGCGGCGTCACCGTCGAGCGGGTCCTGACCGACAATGCCTGGGCCTACACCAAGAACACCTGGCGCCAGACCTGCCACGACCTGGGCATCAGCCCCCGCTGGACGCGTCCCTGGCGGCCACAGACCAACGGCAAGGTCGAACGCTTCCACCGCACCCTGCTCGACGAATGGACCTACCACCGGCCCTACACCTCAGACGCCGAACGCCAGGCAGCGTTTCCCGACTGGCTGGACTGGTACAACTACCACCGACCCCACACCGGCATCAGCGGCCAAACACCAGCCAGCCGCGTCACCAACCTCTCCGGACAGCACACCTAG
- a CDS encoding TrmH family RNA methyltransferase, which translates to MADLITVDDPNDPRLHDYTGLTDVDLRRKREPAEGLFIAEGEKVIRRAKEAGYEMRSMLLSAKWVDVMRDVIDELPAPVYAVSPDLAEQVTGYHVHRGALASMQRKPLPTATELLRAARRVVVMESVNDHTNIGAIFRSAAALGMDAVLLSPDCADPLYRRSVKVSMGAVFSVPYARLDTWPKGLESVREAGFTLLALTPDEKAKTLDETAPHRMDRVALMLGAEGDGLSTQALVAADEWVRIPMAHGVDSLNVGAAAAVAFYAVATGRPRI; encoded by the coding sequence GTGGCCGATCTCATCACCGTCGATGACCCGAACGACCCGCGTCTGCACGACTACACGGGCCTGACCGACGTCGACCTGCGCCGCAAGCGCGAACCGGCCGAGGGCCTGTTCATCGCCGAGGGCGAGAAGGTCATCAGACGGGCGAAGGAAGCCGGCTACGAGATGCGGTCGATGCTGCTCTCCGCCAAGTGGGTCGACGTCATGCGCGACGTCATCGACGAGCTCCCCGCCCCGGTGTACGCGGTCAGCCCGGACCTCGCCGAGCAGGTCACCGGCTACCACGTGCACCGCGGCGCGCTCGCCTCGATGCAGCGCAAGCCGCTCCCGACGGCGACTGAGCTGCTGCGGGCCGCCCGCCGGGTGGTGGTCATGGAGTCGGTCAACGACCACACCAACATCGGTGCCATCTTCCGCTCGGCCGCCGCCCTCGGCATGGACGCGGTCCTGCTCTCCCCGGACTGCGCGGACCCCCTGTACCGCCGCAGCGTCAAGGTCTCCATGGGCGCGGTCTTCTCCGTGCCGTACGCCCGCCTGGACACCTGGCCCAAGGGCCTGGAGTCGGTGCGCGAGGCGGGCTTCACGCTCCTCGCGCTCACCCCCGACGAGAAGGCCAAGACCCTCGACGAGACCGCCCCGCACCGGATGGACCGGGTCGCCCTGATGCTCGGCGCCGAGGGCGACGGCCTGTCCACCCAGGCCCTGGTGGCCGCCGACGAATGGGTCCGCATCCCGATGGCCCACGGCGTCGACTCCCTCAACGTCGGCGCGGCGGCCGCGGTCGCCTTCTACGCGGTGGCCACCGGCCGTCCCCGGATCTAG
- the cobA gene encoding uroporphyrinogen-III C-methyltransferase encodes MAEHPAYPVGLRLTGRRVVVLGGGEVAQRRLPALIAAGADITLVSPEVTPSVEAMADAGELTWERRPYADGDLTDIWYALIATSDHDANTRASAEAERNRVWCVRSDDADEATAWTPATGHSEGVTVAVLTTDAKGRDPRHTAAIRDAVVEGLRDGTLVAPHHRTRTPGVALVGGGPGDPDLITVRGRRLLAAADVVITDHLGPRDLLTELPPNVEVIDAAKLPYGRFMAQEAINNALIEHAKQGKSVVRLKGGDPFVYGRGMEEVQALAEAGIACTVVPGISSSISVPGAAGIPVTHRGVAHEFTVVSGHIAPDDERSLVDWPSLAKLTGTLVILMGVATIGKVAETLIAHGKSPDTPLALIQEGTTAAQRRVDATLATAGEAVLAHEVKPPAVIVIGEVVTVGPGPSA; translated from the coding sequence ATGGCCGAACACCCCGCCTACCCCGTGGGCCTCCGCCTCACCGGCCGCCGAGTCGTCGTCCTCGGTGGCGGCGAGGTCGCCCAGCGCCGTCTTCCGGCACTCATCGCAGCGGGCGCCGACATCACGCTCGTCTCGCCCGAGGTGACCCCGTCGGTCGAAGCCATGGCGGACGCCGGAGAGCTCACCTGGGAGCGGCGCCCCTACGCGGACGGCGACCTCACCGACATCTGGTACGCCCTCATCGCCACCAGCGACCACGACGCGAACACCCGCGCCTCGGCAGAGGCCGAGCGCAACCGCGTGTGGTGCGTGCGCTCCGACGACGCCGACGAGGCCACCGCCTGGACCCCGGCGACGGGCCACAGCGAGGGGGTCACGGTCGCCGTCCTCACCACCGACGCCAAGGGCCGCGACCCCCGCCACACCGCCGCGATCCGCGACGCCGTCGTCGAGGGCCTGCGCGACGGCACCCTCGTCGCCCCGCACCACCGCACCCGTACGCCGGGAGTCGCGCTGGTCGGCGGCGGTCCCGGCGACCCGGACCTGATCACCGTGCGCGGCCGCCGCCTGCTCGCCGCGGCCGACGTGGTCATCACCGACCACCTGGGCCCGCGCGACCTGCTCACGGAGCTGCCCCCGAACGTCGAGGTCATCGACGCCGCGAAGCTGCCCTACGGCCGGTTCATGGCCCAGGAGGCCATCAACAACGCGCTGATCGAGCACGCCAAGCAGGGCAAGTCCGTCGTACGCCTCAAGGGCGGCGACCCCTTCGTCTACGGGCGCGGCATGGAGGAGGTCCAGGCGCTGGCCGAGGCCGGCATCGCGTGCACGGTCGTGCCCGGCATCTCCAGCTCCATCTCGGTCCCGGGCGCCGCCGGGATTCCGGTCACCCACCGGGGTGTCGCCCATGAGTTCACCGTGGTCAGCGGCCATATCGCCCCGGACGACGAGCGTTCCCTGGTCGACTGGCCGTCCCTCGCCAAGCTGACCGGCACCCTGGTCATCCTCATGGGCGTCGCCACGATCGGGAAGGTCGCCGAGACCCTCATCGCCCACGGCAAGTCCCCGGACACGCCCCTCGCCCTGATCCAGGAGGGCACGACGGCCGCCCAGCGCCGGGTGGATGCGACGCTCGCCACGGCCGGCGAGGCGGTGCTCGCCCACGAGGTGAAGCCGCCGGCGGTCATCGTCATCGGCGAGGTCGTGACCGTAGGCCCCGGCCCCTCCGCGTAA